In Hydrogenimonas thermophila, a genomic segment contains:
- a CDS encoding adenylate kinase: MKKLFLIIGAPGSGKTTDAEIIAANNTDTVAHFSTGELLRAEVASGSTLGQTIDRFISQGNLVPLEIVIDTIVSAIKKSDKPVILIDGFPRSVEQMEALDKILKDEPYVELKAVIEVDVSEEVAKERVLGRARGADDNEEVFKNRMKVYTEPIDAIRNFYKDKNLLHVINGERTIEEIVDEMESFIKSKI; the protein is encoded by the coding sequence ATGAAAAAACTGTTTCTAATCATCGGTGCCCCAGGCAGTGGTAAAACAACAGATGCAGAAATTATTGCTGCAAACAATACTGACACTGTAGCACACTTTTCAACAGGAGAACTGCTTCGCGCTGAAGTTGCAAGCGGTTCAACTTTGGGACAGACTATAGATAGATTTATCAGCCAAGGAAATCTTGTTCCACTAGAAATTGTAATAGATACAATTGTAAGTGCTATTAAAAAGAGTGACAAACCTGTTATTTTAATCGATGGTTTTCCTCGCAGTGTTGAGCAGATGGAAGCACTTGATAAAATATTAAAAGATGAACCTTATGTTGAGCTAAAAGCAGTAATCGAAGTAGATGTAAGCGAAGAAGTAGCAAAAGAGCGTGTTTTAGGTCGAGCTAGAGGTGCAGATGATAATGAAGAGGTATTTAAGAACCGTATGAAAGTTTATACTGAGCCTATTGATGCAATCAGAAATTTCTATAAAGATAAAAACCTTCTTCATGTAATCAATGGTGAAAGAACAATCGAAGAGATTGTTGATGAAATGGAAAGCTTTATTAAAAGTAAAATCTAA
- a CDS encoding HAD family hydrolase, producing the protein MQNFYLTDLDKTFLRTDLSVSDFSRNVFNVAVSNGVKLSVATARSYTGVCKLLKGLHLKEPLIVLDGVMITSADGDIIYVSALDRDIGDEIIEIGKQQADIFPLLVGLDSNGVERFIYPKQRNRYQEELLRTYHNDRRLLDADPLKAMEKNLKIVYMESEEVTAQIELALKEKFKDEIEIKRSKDPYMDCWFMTVMHAKGDKAHALKKLEEIEGVNREHTTVFGDSHNDLGLFNAAGRKIAVANAIDELKAVADIVLPWTNDEDAVARFLKDELKG; encoded by the coding sequence ATGCAAAATTTCTATCTAACTGATCTTGATAAAACTTTTCTACGAACAGACTTAAGTGTTAGTGATTTTAGTCGTAATGTATTCAATGTTGCAGTTTCAAATGGAGTAAAACTTTCTGTAGCAACTGCAAGAAGTTATACTGGAGTTTGTAAGCTTCTTAAAGGGTTGCATTTAAAAGAGCCATTAATAGTTTTAGATGGTGTAATGATTACATCTGCTGATGGTGATATCATTTATGTTAGTGCACTAGATCGTGATATTGGTGATGAAATCATAGAAATAGGCAAACAGCAAGCAGATATTTTTCCTTTACTTGTCGGGCTTGATAGTAATGGAGTAGAGAGATTTATCTATCCTAAACAAAGAAACAGGTATCAAGAGGAGTTGTTAAGAACATATCATAATGACCGTAGACTTCTTGATGCAGATCCTTTAAAAGCTATGGAAAAAAACCTCAAAATTGTTTATATGGAGAGCGAGGAGGTAACTGCCCAAATAGAGTTAGCTTTAAAAGAGAAGTTTAAAGATGAGATAGAGATTAAAAGGTCTAAAGATCCTTATATGGATTGCTGGTTTATGACTGTAATGCATGCAAAAGGTGACAAAGCTCATGCACTAAAAAAACTTGAAGAGATTGAAGGTGTTAATAGAGAGCATACTACTGTATTTGGTGACAGTCACAATGATTTGGGTCTTTTTAATGCTGCCGGACGAAAGATTGCTGTTGCCAATGCTATAGATGAACTAAAAGCTGTAGCAGATATAGTACTACCTTGGACCAATGATGAAGATGCAGTAGCAAGGTTTTTAAAAGATGAACTTAAGGGGTGA
- a CDS encoding FeoA family protein gives MRLSDAKPGDIVKIKGFEGGCDDFKCRLDSLGIRVGDIVEIKSKAFLGPIEIKNEDIDLALCRGQAEKIIIKPIKLRRP, from the coding sequence ATGCGGCTCAGTGATGCTAAACCCGGAGATATAGTCAAGATCAAAGGATTCGAGGGAGGATGTGATGACTTTAAATGTCGTCTAGACTCTCTTGGAATTCGAGTAGGAGATATAGTAGAAATTAAATCCAAAGCCTTTTTAGGTCCTATAGAGATTAAAAATGAAGATATAGACCTCGCTTTATGTCGGGGTCAGGCAGAGAAGATTATAATAAAGCCAATTAAACTTAGGAGACCATAA
- a CDS encoding competence/damage-inducible protein A — MNFYQVIIGSEILNRRRKDKHFEFLSTELTALGEKLSASFIIEDNRQLIENVFTIIKSDPKSIMFSFGGIGSTPDDLTREIAAKVFTGKPLTTHQEAKKRILEQFGDDAYPHRIHMAELPENADLLDNPVNNVPGFSLENRFFFVPGFPQMAHPMIKQALSKILHETKPVCRKTFTALVSENDLIEMMQKVPKEIELSSLPAFCGDKRIAVISLCNKDSALVEVWYEKFIEFMKKQKIVWVDGDRHNDPDICKPKN; from the coding sequence ATGAATTTTTACCAGGTCATAATTGGATCTGAAATACTAAACCGTCGCAGAAAAGATAAACACTTCGAATTTCTCTCTACAGAGCTTACAGCTCTTGGAGAGAAGCTGTCAGCCTCCTTTATTATAGAAGATAACAGACAACTCATAGAAAATGTTTTTACTATTATTAAGAGTGATCCAAAAAGCATAATGTTTAGTTTTGGAGGGATTGGTTCTACCCCAGATGATTTAACAAGAGAGATAGCTGCAAAAGTCTTTACAGGTAAACCGCTTACAACACATCAGGAAGCAAAAAAGCGTATTTTAGAGCAATTTGGAGATGATGCCTACCCTCATCGTATCCATATGGCTGAACTCCCTGAAAATGCAGATTTGCTAGATAATCCTGTAAACAATGTACCAGGATTTAGTCTTGAAAATCGATTTTTCTTCGTTCCTGGATTTCCACAAATGGCACATCCTATGATAAAACAGGCTCTATCTAAAATTTTACACGAAACTAAACCAGTTTGCAGAAAAACCTTCACAGCATTGGTAAGTGAAAATGATTTAATCGAAATGATGCAAAAAGTTCCTAAAGAGATTGAACTATCATCACTGCCAGCTTTTTGTGGTGACAAACGAATAGCTGTTATTAGCCTTTGCAACAAAGATAGTGCCTTGGTAGAAGTATGGTATGAAAAATTCATAGAGTTTATGAAGAAACAAAAGATTGTCTGGGTAGATGGAGACAGGCATAATGACCCTGACATATGCAAACCTAAGAATTGA
- a CDS encoding N-acetylmuramoyl-L-alanine amidase, which produces MSLYLKAGDYSEQINRANRAIASNAKSVIWKGYHDFQSLYMKGLLEGDKKLQLQALKGLIKASKALDIDATRYKNAIKALDTSEDIKEFENQNSFTAAPSESKSISKQSLNKSSKTVSKNRTISLKKTAVENSNLILTFNTTFSKKSIHKMVLKRRGHYLYVFDISPAKTYFSIKRIKGPTFKEIRIAQFDPKTVRVVIEVSRSYKPKWKIKGRRLFITLPKGTVKRHQKKDSVQKNVVSKTKNSTKKNSLNLSKYIVVIDPGHGGKDSGAVGYKKLEEKKVVLSVAKKVRNILKKRGFKVYLTRSRDKFVPLKKRTRFANLKDADFFISIHANAVAGRKNRYRSKGIETFFLSPARSDRAKRVAALENSADVSDLDRYTKETYLSVLNREKIIESNKLAIDLQKQILSSLRSKYRGVVDNGVREGPFWVLVGAQMPAVLIEIGYITHPTESKRLFNPYYQKLLAEGIANGIESYIRHNR; this is translated from the coding sequence TTGTCTCTATATTTGAAAGCAGGTGACTACTCTGAACAGATTAACAGAGCAAACAGAGCTATTGCATCAAATGCAAAATCGGTTATCTGGAAAGGGTATCACGACTTTCAGTCCCTTTATATGAAAGGTTTATTGGAAGGCGATAAAAAACTGCAACTACAAGCTTTAAAGGGGCTTATAAAAGCATCAAAAGCATTAGATATTGATGCAACACGCTATAAAAATGCAATTAAAGCTTTAGATACTTCAGAAGATATAAAAGAGTTTGAAAATCAAAATAGTTTTACTGCAGCACCTTCTGAATCTAAATCAATTTCAAAACAATCTTTAAATAAAAGTAGCAAAACAGTTTCAAAAAACAGAACTATTTCACTAAAGAAAACTGCTGTTGAAAACAGTAATCTGATTCTTACATTTAATACTACTTTTTCAAAAAAGAGTATACACAAAATGGTGCTTAAAAGAAGAGGGCACTACTTGTATGTATTTGATATATCTCCTGCAAAAACATACTTTTCAATTAAACGAATTAAAGGTCCAACATTTAAAGAGATAAGAATTGCACAATTTGATCCTAAAACAGTCAGAGTTGTCATTGAAGTATCGCGAAGCTATAAGCCAAAATGGAAAATAAAAGGACGAAGACTTTTTATTACATTACCAAAGGGTACTGTTAAAAGGCATCAAAAAAAAGATTCTGTACAAAAAAATGTAGTGTCAAAAACTAAAAACAGTACTAAAAAAAATAGTTTGAATTTAAGCAAATATATAGTTGTTATAGACCCAGGTCACGGTGGTAAAGATTCTGGAGCAGTTGGATATAAGAAGTTAGAAGAGAAAAAAGTAGTACTCTCTGTAGCTAAAAAAGTAAGAAATATACTGAAAAAAAGAGGTTTTAAAGTATATTTGACACGAAGCAGAGATAAATTTGTTCCTTTGAAAAAAAGAACAAGATTTGCAAATCTTAAAGATGCAGACTTTTTTATATCTATTCATGCTAATGCTGTAGCTGGAAGAAAAAACAGATACAGAAGTAAAGGTATTGAAACATTTTTTCTATCTCCTGCTAGAAGTGATCGTGCCAAGCGTGTTGCTGCACTTGAAAACAGTGCAGATGTAAGTGACCTTGACCGTTATACAAAAGAGACATATTTGAGTGTACTGAATAGAGAGAAGATAATCGAATCAAATAAATTGGCAATTGACCTTCAAAAGCAGATTTTAAGCTCTTTAAGAAGCAAATATAGAGGTGTAGTTGACAATGGTGTTAGAGAAGGTCCTTTTTGGGTTCTTGTAGGTGCTCAGATGCCAGCAGTGTTAATAGAAATTGGTTATATTACACACCCTACTGAATCAAAACGTCTTTTTAATCCTTACTATCAGAAGCTTTTAGCAGAAGGCATAGCTAATGGTATTGAGAGTTATATTAGACACAATAGATAG
- a CDS encoding septal ring lytic transglycosylase RlpA family protein — MLYQIKFFISVLAISFFIIGCSSRSQFYPDYGYSVSTPVKTTPRSSAAIHRATLRPYTINGKTYYPTVVSVGWTQDGIASWYGPNFHGGKTSNGEQYNMYAMTAAHKTLPMNTMVRVTNKNNGKSVVVRINDRGPFVKGRIIDLSYIAGKKIGIDRTGTAPVHLEVLGFDSLIAKMAKKGGTKPVQRVVLGGFGVQVGSFRRHQGAMIYKKRYDNFEGRYNAKVVKFIVGGRPLYRVWLMGFQSEEEARDFIRAWNIPGAFVIRSSE; from the coding sequence TTGTTATACCAAATTAAGTTTTTTATATCTGTTTTAGCTATATCCTTTTTTATAATCGGTTGCAGCTCAAGAAGCCAATTTTATCCTGATTATGGATATAGTGTAAGTACACCAGTTAAAACAACCCCAAGATCTTCAGCTGCCATTCACAGAGCTACTTTGCGTCCATACACAATCAATGGAAAAACATACTATCCTACTGTTGTTTCAGTTGGTTGGACACAAGATGGTATTGCAAGCTGGTATGGTCCAAATTTTCATGGTGGAAAAACATCTAACGGTGAACAATACAATATGTATGCTATGACGGCTGCTCACAAAACTTTGCCTATGAATACAATGGTTCGTGTGACAAACAAAAATAATGGAAAGTCTGTTGTTGTAAGAATTAATGACAGGGGACCATTTGTAAAGGGACGAATAATTGATCTTTCATATATTGCAGGTAAAAAGATAGGTATTGACAGAACAGGAACAGCACCGGTACATTTGGAAGTACTTGGATTTGACTCTCTTATAGCTAAAATGGCTAAAAAAGGTGGAACAAAACCTGTTCAAAGAGTAGTACTTGGTGGTTTTGGCGTGCAAGTTGGTTCATTTAGAAGACACCAGGGAGCCATGATCTACAAAAAACGTTACGATAATTTTGAGGGACGGTATAATGCAAAAGTTGTTAAATTTATTGTAGGTGGACGACCTCTGTACAGAGTTTGGCTAATGGGATTTCAAAGTGAGGAAGAGGCGCGTGACTTTATTAGAGCTTGGAATATTCCAGGAGCATTTGTTATTAGGAGCAGTGAATGA
- a CDS encoding DUF503 family protein: protein MTLTYANLRIDLPFVSSKKGRRAIINSIKERLSKLNCSLLDISGEYPKEAEIAISFLSPNEQSAISKIEKIETLLETKFPEIEAVLTYDFI, encoded by the coding sequence ATGACCCTGACATATGCAAACCTAAGAATTGATTTGCCATTTGTCTCTTCAAAAAAAGGGCGACGAGCTATAATCAACTCTATAAAAGAGCGTTTAAGCAAATTAAACTGCTCACTGCTTGATATTTCAGGAGAATACCCTAAAGAGGCAGAAATTGCTATCTCATTTTTATCTCCAAATGAGCAGAGTGCAATCTCTAAAATTGAAAAAATAGAAACTCTGCTTGAAACAAAATTTCCAGAAATTGAAGCAGTGCTGACTTACGATTTTATATAG
- a CDS encoding TatD family hydrolase, which produces MIIDTHCHLDDSRYDEDLEEVILRAKENGVKAFIIPGADPDTLPKAQKIAHKFEDVYYAAGVHPYDIDKYDESFLRQYLNDPKCIAVGECGLDYYRLPEDEVEKERVIAKQKEVFASQIELAKEFKKPIIVHIREASSDSMSILIEHNAKEVGGVLHCYNADEQLLKLTEHGFYYGIGGVLTFKNARKLPQVLPKVPLSRLVIETDAPYLTPHPHRGKRNEPYYTVFVAEKIAEVLKMEVKDVENITTKNSCELFGIEIL; this is translated from the coding sequence TTGATTATAGATACACATTGCCATCTTGATGACAGCAGATATGATGAAGATCTTGAAGAGGTTATTTTAAGAGCCAAAGAGAATGGTGTAAAAGCTTTTATTATTCCAGGAGCAGATCCTGACACTTTGCCAAAAGCACAAAAGATTGCACATAAATTTGAAGATGTCTACTATGCGGCAGGAGTACACCCATATGACATAGATAAATATGATGAATCTTTTTTGCGTCAATATTTGAATGATCCTAAATGTATTGCTGTAGGTGAGTGTGGGCTTGATTACTACAGGTTGCCTGAGGATGAGGTAGAAAAAGAGAGAGTAATTGCTAAACAAAAAGAGGTTTTTGCCAGTCAAATAGAGTTGGCAAAGGAGTTTAAAAAGCCTATTATAGTCCATATTCGTGAAGCTAGCAGTGATTCTATGAGTATATTGATAGAGCATAATGCAAAAGAGGTTGGAGGTGTACTGCATTGTTATAATGCTGATGAGCAACTACTAAAGCTTACAGAGCATGGTTTTTACTATGGAATTGGTGGAGTTCTTACTTTTAAAAATGCAAGAAAATTGCCGCAAGTTTTACCTAAAGTACCTTTAAGTCGTCTTGTAATTGAGACCGATGCACCATATTTGACACCGCATCCTCACAGAGGAAAGCGCAATGAGCCATACTATACTGTTTTTGTCGCTGAAAAAATTGCAGAGGTTTTAAAAATGGAAGTTAAAGATGTTGAAAATATAACTACTAAAAATAGTTGTGAGCTTTTTGGGATAGAAATCTTATAA
- the aspS gene encoding aspartate--tRNA ligase: MRTHYCTDLNENNVGEDVTLAGWVNSYRDHGGVIFIDLRDKTGLIQLVCDPADNEQAHKVASQVRDEFVLIAKGKVRKRGEGLENPRLKTGKIEIVIDELTIENRSEPMPFTLGDENVGEDIRLKYRYLDLRQKEMFETFQLRSKAAIAARNLLDSLGFLEVETPILTKSTPEGARDYLVPSRVHNGEFYALPQSPQLFKQLLMVSGFDRYFQIAKCFRDEDLRADRQPEFTQIDVEMSFCTQEDVMKVAEDLLKAMFGACGYEIKTPFNRITYRDSMEKYGNDRPDLRFGLELVDVIDLFENCDSPIFAEIAQYKKLNRIKALKVPGGDKAFSRKIIKELESFVSKFGAKGLAYIQVKEDGLKGPILKFLSEEAIETMKSRLEMEVGDIVFFGAGNKKTVLDYMGRLRTEVAKRMNLIDENRLEFVWVVDFPMFEVEDGEVKALHHPFTMPKNIDEDDVEEIDSIAYDVVLNGIELGGGSIRIHKLDIQRKVFEMLGIDEEEANEKFGFLLDALKFGAPPHGGFALGFDRLMMLLTKKESIRDVIAFPKTQSATCLLTQAPSQVDEAQLKELGIRIRKQPKTDAAQ; this comes from the coding sequence TTGCGAACACACTACTGTACCGATTTAAATGAAAATAATGTTGGTGAAGATGTAACTTTAGCCGGCTGGGTCAATAGCTATCGTGATCATGGCGGTGTTATCTTTATTGACCTACGTGACAAAACAGGACTTATTCAGCTTGTATGTGACCCTGCTGATAATGAGCAGGCACATAAAGTTGCTTCCCAAGTAAGAGACGAATTTGTTCTCATTGCAAAAGGGAAAGTCAGAAAACGAGGCGAAGGTCTTGAAAACCCTCGTCTAAAAACAGGTAAAATCGAAATTGTTATCGATGAATTGACCATCGAAAACCGAAGTGAACCGATGCCATTTACTTTAGGTGATGAAAATGTTGGAGAAGATATCCGACTAAAGTATAGGTATCTTGACTTACGTCAAAAAGAGATGTTTGAAACATTCCAGCTGCGATCAAAAGCTGCAATAGCTGCACGTAATTTGCTGGACTCTCTTGGATTCCTTGAAGTAGAGACACCAATTCTTACAAAATCTACACCTGAAGGTGCACGTGACTACTTGGTTCCAAGCCGTGTTCATAATGGTGAATTTTATGCTCTACCTCAATCTCCACAACTTTTTAAGCAGCTATTAATGGTCAGTGGCTTTGATCGCTACTTCCAGATTGCAAAATGTTTCCGTGATGAAGACTTAAGAGCAGATCGTCAGCCTGAATTTACACAGATTGACGTAGAGATGAGCTTCTGTACACAAGAAGATGTAATGAAAGTAGCTGAAGATCTTCTAAAAGCAATGTTTGGTGCTTGCGGTTACGAGATAAAAACACCATTTAACCGAATAACATATCGTGACTCTATGGAAAAATATGGTAACGATCGACCTGACCTTAGATTTGGACTTGAGCTTGTAGATGTAATTGATCTTTTTGAAAACTGCGATAGTCCAATTTTTGCTGAAATAGCTCAATACAAAAAACTTAACCGTATTAAAGCACTTAAAGTCCCAGGTGGAGACAAAGCATTTTCTAGAAAAATAATTAAAGAGCTTGAAAGCTTTGTAAGCAAGTTTGGTGCTAAAGGATTGGCATATATTCAAGTTAAAGAAGATGGTCTTAAAGGGCCTATCTTAAAATTCTTGAGTGAAGAAGCAATTGAGACAATGAAATCACGGCTTGAGATGGAAGTTGGTGATATTGTCTTCTTTGGAGCAGGTAACAAAAAAACTGTTTTAGATTATATGGGACGTTTGCGTACAGAAGTTGCCAAGCGAATGAATTTGATTGATGAAAATCGCTTGGAGTTTGTCTGGGTTGTAGACTTCCCAATGTTTGAAGTTGAAGATGGAGAGGTAAAAGCTCTACACCATCCATTTACAATGCCTAAAAATATAGATGAAGATGATGTTGAAGAGATTGACTCAATTGCTTACGATGTTGTTCTTAACGGTATCGAGCTTGGGGGAGGAAGTATTCGTATTCACAAGCTTGATATTCAACGTAAAGTATTTGAAATGTTAGGCATTGATGAAGAAGAGGCAAATGAGAAGTTTGGCTTCTTGCTTGATGCTCTTAAGTTTGGTGCGCCTCCACATGGCGGATTTGCTCTTGGATTTGATCGTCTAATGATGCTTCTAACCAAAAAAGAGAGCATTCGTGATGTCATTGCCTTCCCTAAAACACAAAGTGCAACCTGTTTATTAACACAAGCACCTAGCCAAGTAGATGAAGCTCAACTTAAAGAATTGGGAATCAGAATCAGGAAGCAGCCAAAGACAGATGCGGCTCAGTGA
- a CDS encoding lytic transglycosylase domain-containing protein: MRQLLFVWFMLCGLAYGSLYVQPLYRDDIAVLQSLDINPSFLRDPLFIQLKNGLATTKKRHYLQMLERGSLYIPTLRKMIHDNNIPQVFLYMAMAESNFKTNAYSRAKASGLWQFMPKTAKIYGLKIDEYIDERRDPVRSTEAAIAYLKKLHKLFGKWYLAALAYNSGEGRVLRAIKRAGSDELQVLLDEKKRYLPKESRNYIRKIVSLALIANDPDMFTTKSHTHMFNRGEGKTLVRVKVSGGETLEHIASQIGMSVSDMKKLNPQFNYGFTPPQKGAYINIPYEKLAYFKQFYKPGKQNKMFFVHTVKKGDTLGAIARKYGISYKMIQRFNKMRNAVIYPKQTLVIPVPRRESIHYRVKKGDSIYKIARLFNVKVERIKERNGLKSNVIHVGDKLVIPN, translated from the coding sequence TTGAGACAATTACTATTTGTTTGGTTCATGTTATGTGGATTGGCATATGGATCACTATATGTTCAACCTCTTTATCGTGATGATATTGCTGTATTGCAGAGTTTGGATATAAACCCATCTTTTTTACGTGATCCATTATTTATTCAACTTAAAAATGGTTTAGCAACAACAAAAAAGAGGCACTATCTTCAAATGCTTGAGAGAGGATCTCTTTATATTCCTACTCTTAGAAAAATGATCCATGATAATAATATTCCTCAAGTATTTCTTTATATGGCAATGGCAGAGTCTAACTTTAAGACAAATGCTTACTCTAGAGCAAAAGCTTCAGGTTTATGGCAGTTTATGCCTAAAACAGCAAAAATTTACGGTTTAAAGATAGATGAATATATTGATGAACGAAGAGATCCTGTTCGTTCTACAGAAGCTGCTATTGCATATTTGAAAAAACTTCATAAACTTTTTGGAAAGTGGTATCTTGCAGCACTTGCTTATAACTCCGGAGAGGGTCGTGTACTTAGAGCAATAAAAAGAGCCGGTAGCGATGAGTTGCAAGTTTTGTTGGATGAGAAAAAACGTTATCTTCCAAAAGAGAGCCGTAACTACATAAGAAAAATAGTTTCACTGGCATTGATAGCAAATGATCCAGATATGTTTACAACAAAATCACACACTCATATGTTTAACAGAGGCGAAGGTAAAACTTTGGTTCGAGTAAAAGTAAGTGGTGGGGAAACTTTGGAGCATATTGCATCTCAAATTGGTATGAGTGTAAGTGATATGAAAAAACTCAATCCACAATTTAATTATGGTTTCACTCCACCGCAAAAAGGTGCTTATATTAATATACCATACGAAAAACTGGCTTATTTTAAACAGTTTTATAAACCGGGCAAGCAGAATAAAATGTTTTTTGTACATACAGTAAAAAAGGGAGATACTCTTGGAGCAATTGCTCGTAAATATGGAATTTCTTATAAAATGATTCAACGTTTTAACAAAATGAGAAATGCTGTGATATATCCAAAGCAGACATTGGTTATTCCTGTTCCGCGTAGAGAATCGATTCATTATAGAGTCAAAAAAGGTGACTCTATATATAAAATTGCTCGTCTTTTTAATGTTAAAGTAGAACGTATTAAAGAGAGAAATGGACTTAAAAGCAATGTTATTCATGTAGGAGACAAACTTGTTATACCAAATTAA
- the ppa gene encoding inorganic diphosphatase, whose protein sequence is MDISKIGSGECPDKVNALIEIPYGSNVKYELDKDSGAVVVDRVLYSAMFYPANYGFVPNTLADDGDPIDILVLNDYPVQAGSVIKCRLIGVLIMEDEAGMDEKLLAVPVSKIDPSYDGIDSYEDLPKATLNKIKNFFETYKMLEPNKWVKVKEFQGKEEAAKLLEVSIKNYK, encoded by the coding sequence ATGGATATTTCAAAAATCGGCAGTGGTGAATGCCCTGACAAAGTTAATGCATTAATAGAAATCCCTTACGGATCAAACGTTAAATATGAACTTGATAAAGATAGCGGTGCTGTTGTAGTTGATAGAGTTCTTTACTCTGCAATGTTCTACCCTGCAAACTATGGTTTTGTTCCAAATACACTAGCTGATGATGGCGATCCAATTGACATTTTAGTTCTTAATGACTATCCTGTTCAAGCTGGTTCAGTTATTAAGTGTCGTTTGATTGGTGTACTTATTATGGAAGATGAAGCGGGTATGGATGAAAAACTTCTTGCTGTTCCTGTAAGCAAAATAGACCCATCTTATGATGGAATTGACAGCTATGAAGATCTTCCAAAAGCAACACTAAACAAAATTAAAAACTTCTTTGAGACATACAAAATGCTTGAGCCAAACAAATGGGTTAAAGTAAAAGAGTTCCAAGGAAAAGAGGAAGCAGCAAAACTGCTTGAAGTATCTATCAAAAACTACAAGTAA
- a CDS encoding NAD(+)/NADH kinase, with protein MEAELDIKRVGIVLRPSTPELKTLFFQVKGIFERYGAEVLIDSISAGMIGVLGQDFTSMCEASDILVCIGGDGTLISLARRSYKYHKPILGINAGTLGFLADINPSEIEGFIDKLYSGEYRIDERMMIKGILKGKADEKVFYSFNDIVISRPSISKMVKVDAYIDKKWFNTYYGDGLIISTPTGSTAYNLASGGPVTFPLTDAFILTPICPHSLTQRPLVMPANFEIEIKTPEKISLVIIDGQEKYEFGPNDTLIIQKASIGARLIHRIERNYFDVLRDKLSWGQCR; from the coding sequence ATGGAAGCTGAGTTAGATATTAAGCGTGTCGGTATTGTCCTTCGCCCTTCAACTCCTGAACTTAAAACACTTTTTTTTCAGGTTAAGGGAATATTTGAAAGATATGGAGCAGAGGTTCTTATTGATTCCATAAGTGCTGGAATGATTGGAGTTCTTGGGCAAGATTTCACCTCTATGTGTGAAGCTAGTGATATATTAGTTTGCATAGGAGGAGACGGGACGCTTATCTCTCTTGCTCGCAGAAGTTATAAGTATCATAAACCAATTCTTGGGATTAATGCTGGTACATTAGGGTTTTTAGCAGATATAAATCCATCAGAAATAGAAGGTTTTATAGATAAATTATATTCTGGTGAATATAGAATAGATGAAAGAATGATGATAAAAGGTATTTTGAAAGGGAAAGCTGATGAGAAAGTTTTTTACTCTTTCAATGACATTGTTATTAGTCGTCCTTCAATCTCAAAGATGGTAAAAGTTGATGCATATATTGATAAAAAGTGGTTTAACACATATTATGGAGATGGATTGATAATATCCACACCTACCGGATCAACTGCATATAATCTTGCATCAGGAGGACCTGTTACATTTCCTTTAACAGATGCTTTTATACTTACACCTATATGTCCACACTCTTTAACTCAGCGTCCATTGGTAATGCCGGCTAATTTTGAGATAGAGATTAAGACACCAGAGAAGATATCTTTGGTTATTATTGATGGTCAGGAGAAGTATGAGTTTGGACCAAATGATACTCTTATAATACAAAAAGCCTCAATTGGTGCACGTTTGATTCATAGAATTGAAAGAAACTATTTTGATGTTCTTCGTGACAAACTATCTTGGGGACAATGTAGATGA